In the genome of Desulfofarcimen acetoxidans DSM 771, one region contains:
- a CDS encoding sulfite exporter TauE/SafE family protein: MNIFFPIARMPISIVSILGLGGIVGLLSGLFGVGGGFLLTPLLMMLGVPPAVAVASDTNQIVAASASGTLAHAKNKNVDFKLGFIILIGGLVGGSLGTALVKVLRAMGNFDFVLKSSYVVMLLVVGTFMFIESINSLRKKDDTGSGKPSAVKRFMDKMPVKMYFEVSGIESSAIVLFALGLLVGVLAALMGVGGGFIMLPVMIYLIGMPTHNAVGTSIFVIIFTAINVTVANSALNHTVDLVLAMVLLVGSSIGAQFGAKLGKKLKAEQLRVVFSAIVLLVMVKMLVDLLVTPAALIGLGGGH, translated from the coding sequence ATTGTCGGGCTTCTTTCCGGATTGTTCGGTGTAGGCGGGGGGTTTTTGTTGACACCTTTGTTGATGATGCTCGGGGTTCCTCCGGCAGTTGCTGTGGCCAGTGATACAAACCAGATTGTTGCAGCTTCAGCTTCAGGCACATTGGCTCATGCCAAAAATAAAAATGTTGATTTTAAACTTGGCTTTATTATTCTTATAGGCGGCCTGGTTGGCGGAAGTTTAGGTACAGCACTTGTAAAAGTTCTTCGTGCTATGGGTAATTTTGATTTTGTGTTGAAATCTTCATATGTGGTTATGCTGCTTGTTGTAGGAACATTCATGTTTATTGAGAGTATTAACTCGCTGAGGAAAAAGGATGACACCGGCAGCGGTAAGCCTTCAGCGGTAAAGCGGTTTATGGACAAAATGCCTGTGAAAATGTATTTTGAAGTATCAGGTATTGAGAGTTCGGCTATAGTGCTTTTTGCACTTGGTTTGCTTGTTGGAGTTCTGGCTGCTTTAATGGGCGTTGGCGGCGGTTTTATTATGCTGCCGGTTATGATTTATCTAATCGGTATGCCAACACATAATGCGGTTGGAACCAGTATATTTGTAATTATTTTCACAGCTATAAATGTTACTGTTGCTAACAGTGCCTTAAATCACACAGTTGATTTGGTATTGGCTATGGTTTTGTTGGTTGGATCCTCAATCGGAGCGCAGTTTGGCGCCAAATTGGGTAAAAAGCTTAAAGCTGAGCAGCTTCGTGTTGTGTTTTCCGCAATTGTTCTTCTGGTGATGGTAAAAATGCTTGTAGATTTATTGGTTACACCTGCCGCGTTGATTGGTTTGGGAGGCGGTCATTAA